Proteins encoded in a region of the Trypanosoma brucei gambiense DAL972 chromosome 4, complete sequence genome:
- a CDS encoding ribosomal RNA processing protein 6, putative: MLLMLVSIHLFQTRGHVRAEIFLPLTLSKGVGYMSGSLPQTKDLVNGAFTLVKEYTKLTADLAEEDYDYHMAFPAFRHQITRHSEAVVSLMDKFCQLLPAKRRVTLSSTGGKLTDPQRAAVMEAADSLLENVDGLLDELKGRRLSAKDQLSVKFGSELQGVVPSSSYSVFNAAGVSVLRPQLTFEHPVDNSPTPFRPVYYDEKGVRHVGEPGVHPFAERIKAVSVPSEQLLLKTETPYLSLVTCPLTFVDTVEDLEAVVAVLLNETEIAVDLEHHDFYSYQGFTCLMQISTRTQDFIVDCLKVRANMYLMAPVFLQPNIVKVFHGAREDVRWLQKDFGLYIVNLFDTSIALQNLHMPHSLAFAVDHFCQVKLNKKYQTADWRVRPIPAEMVSYAQQDTHFLLYVYDRLKQLLLNCEARASVGNMLLHVFQESRLLSLERYEKPHLDPDVTYKQALGRSLGGLSSSQLQVAREIFNWRDMAAREADDSPSAVMHISCVLSIATKLPTSANEVLKCCSPVSVAVRTNVMKLLQIVKDAIGSADSLKDGANGDVKPKPLPNVGVALRYMGVHRSMTGTLPSIEQRADTAFTVEDTHVVVRTEPSAWFETMRNVAAILRRKPYYPIALPGHDVVTRMSAVKRAREVEEMKVKGEGEGEEEEKRVHVDAEEPTVERENSSERGEGMAGPCLQEGLEVKDEVEEIDVPTQKPLELKEGAISLRQQYGTGSANRKKARLGKKNKS, translated from the coding sequence atgcTTTTGATGCTTGTTTCCATACATCTTTTCCAAACACGCGGGCACGTGCGTGCCGAAATATTTCTTCCACTAACATTATCAAAAGGAGTCGGGTATATGTCTGGCTCTCTTCCACAAACAAAGGACCTTGTGAACGGAGCCTTTACGCTCGTGAAGGAATACACAAAGTTAACAGCGGATCTCGCGGAGGAAGACTATGATTACCATATGGCTTTTCCTGCGTTCAGGCATCAAATCACTCGCCACAGTGAGGCTGTCGTTTCCCTGATGGATAAGTTCTGTCAGTTGCTGCCGGCTAAGCGGCGTGTCACCCTCTCAAGTACAGGAGGGAAACTAACAGACCCTCAGCGAGCTGCTGTGATGGAAGCTGCGGATTCGTTACTGGAGAATGTTGATGGTTTGTTGGATGAGTTAAAGGGGCGACGTTTAAGTGCTAAGGATCAACTATCCGTGAAGTTTGGATCAGAATTGCAGGGTGTGGTCCCGTCTTCCTCTTATTCTGTGTTTAACGCAGCCGGTGTGAGTGTCTTGAGGCCGCAACTCACATTTGAACATCCGGTAGACAACAGTCCCACACCTTTCCGTCCAGTCTACTACGACGAAAAGGGCGTACGTCACGTCGGGGAACCGGGTGTTCATCCCTTTGCGGAACGGATTAAGGCTGTGTCTGTTCCCTCAGAGCAACTGCTGCTCAAAACTGAAACTCCTTACCTTTCACTAGTCACGTGTCCTCTGACGTTTGTCGATACGGTGGAGGACCTTGAAGCAGTTGTGGCAGTGCTGCTGAATGAGACGGAAATTGCTGTCGACTTGGAGCACCATGATTTCTACTCGTATCAAGGTTTTACATGCCTCATGCAGATCAGCACTCGCACCCAGGACTTCATCGTTGACTGTCTTAAAGTGCGCGCAAACATGTACCTGATGGCCCCCGTTTTCTTGCAACCAAACATTGTGAAGGTTTTCCATGGTGCGCGAGAAGATGTTCGGTGGCTGCAGAAGGATTTCGGGTTGTACATCGTGAACCTCTTTGACACAAGTATAGCATTGCAGAATCTGCACATGCCACACAGTTTGGCGTTCGCGGTGGATCACTTCTGCCAGGTGAAACTCAACAAAAAGTACCAGACTGCGGACTGGCGTGTTCGGCCCATTCCAGCAGAGATGGTTTCCTATGCCCAGCAAGATACACACTTCTTGCTCTATGTCTACGATCGCTTGAAGCAGTTGTTACTCAATTGCGAGGCTCGAGCTTCTGTTGGAAACATGCTGCTTCACGTATTTCAAGAGAGCCGCCTTCTATCGCTGGAGCGCTACGAGAAGCCACACCTCGACCCTGATGTTACATACAAGCAGGCACTTGGAAGGAGCTTGGGTGGTCTTTCTTCATCTCAGCTGCAGGTGGCACGCGAGATATTTAACTGGCGGGACATGGCGGCGCGGGAAGCGGACGACTCTCCCTCAGCTGTTATGCATATTTCGTGCGTGTTGTCTATCGCGACAAAGCTGCCCACATCGGCAAACGAGGTGCTTAAGTGTTGTAGTCCAGTAAGTGTTGCTGTGCGCACAAATGTTATGAAGCTGCTCCAGATAGTGAAAGATGCTATCGGAAGTGCTGATAGCCTAAAAGATGGAGCAAATGGTGATGTAAAACCCAAACCCTTACCAAATGTTGGGGTTGCTTTGCGATACATGGGTGTTCATCGCTCCATGACCGGCACACTCCCTTCAATTGAGCAGCGTGCGGACACGGCATTTACTGTAGAAGACACGCATGTTGTGGTGCGCACGGAGCCATCTGCATGGTTTGAAACGATGCGGAATGTTGCTGCCATCCTCCGCAGGAAACCTTACTACCCTATTGCTCTTCCTGGTCATGATGTGGTGACACGGATGTCTGCGGTTAAGCGGGCGCGGGAAGTGGAAGAGATGAAGGTAAAGGGTGAgggtgagggtgaggaagaggaaaaacggGTGCATGTTGATGCAGAGGAACCAACCGtcgaaagggaaaacagcagcgaaagaggagaaggaatGGCTGGCCCATGTCTCCAAGAAGGGCTTGAGGTGAAGGATGAAGTGGAAGAAATCGACGTACCCACCCAGAAACCGCTTGAGCTGAAGGAAGGTGCCATCTCGCTGCGTCAGCAATATGGAACTGGGAGTGCAAACCGCAAGAAAGCTCGGctcggaaagaaaaacaaatcgTGA
- a CDS encoding lipophosphoglycan biosynthetic protein 2,putative: protein MTARDGAVEVMASIVVYSIFSTVMTITNKLLVANYALNYPMGIIFVESGTALLFAVMGKMMGWVYYPNFCSRVARKWLPLTLFFVAMLWSSIKSLETMSVAMHTIMKNIAVVLTAIGDSQLYGTRVTPVMYLAFFFMSAGSYLCAMGDQWVTTWGMIWTTLNIMATVGYTLYMKRLLGDVSKTIGRYGPVFYNNLLSMLVAFVIALPSMGSMIHTIRSISLPPLLALTVAGTGPLLTFATFWCMEQTTPTTFSVVGVVNKVPMSVAGMVVFNQFPTKTGYVGITLGLVGGVIYGCASRERDSGRVGPLLHVAGFSVWGRNTPLLTSSGKYEGRSRSEETI, encoded by the coding sequence ATGACGGCGCGTGACGGGGCCGTTGAGGTCATGGCATCAATTGTAGTTTACAGCATTTTTAGTACTGTCATGACTATTACTAACAAGTTACTTGTTGCTAACTACGCTCTAAACTACCCTATGGGTATTATTTTCGTGGAGAGTGGCACCGCTCTGCTCTTTGCAGTTATGGGGAAAATGATGGGATGGGTTTATTATCCGAACTTCTGCTCGAGAGTGGCAAGGAAGTGGCTCCCCCTTACACTCTTCTTCGTTGCAATGTTGTGGTCATCTATTAAAAGTCTTGAAACCATGTCGGTGGCGATGCACACAATCATGAAGAACATTGCAGTCGTGCTCACCGCCATTGGTGACTCACAGCTGTACGGCACGCGTGTGACGCCCGTAATGTACTtggcttttttctttatgtcAGCCGGAAGTTATCTTTGCGCAATGGGAGACCAATGGGTGACAACATGGGGAATGATTTGGACGACTCTCAACATAATGGCGACTGTGGGGTACACGTTGTACATGAAGCGGCTGCTGGGAGATGTGAGCAAAACAATCGGCCGTTATGGGCCTGTGTTTTACAATAACTTACTTTCAATGCTTGTTGCGTTTGTGATTGCGCTCCCTTCCATGGGGAGCATGATTCACACCATTCGCAGCATCTCCCTTCCACCTCTTTTAGCTCTTACCGTGGCGGGAACAGGGCCTCTACTCACATTCGCCACCTTTTGGTGTATGGAGCAAACAACACCCACCACCTTCAGTGTTGTTGGGGTGGTAAATAAGGTACCCATGTCAGTTGCCGGGATGGTTGTGTTTAACCAGTTTCCAACGAAAACGGGTTACGTGGGAATAACTCTCGGCCTCGTCGGTGGCGTGATTTACGGTTGTGCGAGTCGGGAGAGGGATAGTGGCAGGGTGGGGCCTCTCCTGCACGTCGCCGGGTTTAGCGTGTGGGGAAGGAATACCCCTCTTCTGACATCTTCTGGGAAATATGAGGGGAGGTCAAGGTCGGAAGAAACTATTTAA
- a CDS encoding T. brucei spp.-specific protein, which translates to MCACAPIYIYIYMYICMFFFSFRLGDYLPCCSRRFFFVFNFPDSGFFLFVLRNRSSAPNGRFTYNVVRKYRTDLLKSFLIFLFLLRIVFCQHVTLFPPPFILPCLWCIKICVLRLFFLLSNFVAWVTAPSYGLTLLLLLVLVPFILTVRTPFFF; encoded by the coding sequence ATGTGCGCGTGTGcgcctatatatatatatatatatatgtatatatgcatgttttttttttcctttcgtttagGTGATTATCTTCCCTGCTGTTCacgtcgttttttttttgtcttcaatTTCCCTGATAgcggcttttttttgtttgttttgcggAACAGGAGCTCCGCTCCGAACGGCAGGTTTACGTATAATGTTGTCAGAAAATATAGAACTGATTTGTTAAAatcctttttaatttttcttttcttgcttcgcattgttttttgtcaACACGTCACCCTGTTTCCACCTCCTTTCATTCTTCCGTGTCTTTGGTGCATCAAGATTTGTGTGTTacgtctcttttttcttctctctaatTTTGTTGCATGGGTAACGGCGCCAAGTTATGGACTtactttattgttgttgcttgtgCTGGTTCCCTTTATCTTAACTGTTCGcacccccttctttttttaa
- a CDS encoding T. brucei spp.-specific protein: MRKKRKKEGSVWRRIIKFYNFYCYYYYYYPPPPCVYGSVFFFFMCVRVCVCLLSHHMYARSSPNETVVDILSFHYFPSFCFLFFFFFVFVFPTSRVYCTLAMRLVL, from the coding sequence atgaggaagaaaagaaaaaaggaggggagcgTATGGAGACGGATAATAAAGTTTTATaacttttattgttattattattattattatcctcctcctccttgtgTCTACGgttccgttttctttttttttatgtgtgtgcgtgtgtgtgtgtgcctttTGTCGCACCACATGTATGCACGCAGTTCACCAAACGAAACTGTGGTCgatattctttctttccattacttcccttctttctgttttcttttttttttcttttttgtgttcgtgTTTCCCACTTCTCGAGTGTATTGCACTCTTGCGATGAGACTCGTCCTctaa
- a CDS encoding T. brucei spp.-specific protein has protein sequence MYRDVVIRTAFVGSRRDVNTGFVFHPFLLLLLSLLFSLGVFFSLSVASYRRVHLSPLTSLQDHLLPFRLFSLTPHPLSVLVTDADSLFATCTHTLDHVAARRSRCVFFFFLLFSFSHLPFYYSQVLLPPPPPSGLSRPRSLCVDVFVFCFFFVLMAVLLMLMKLIFLSLLT, from the coding sequence ATGTATCGCGATGTGGTGATTCGTACGGCTTTTGTGGGGAGTAGGAGGGATGTAAATAcgggttttgtttttcatccttttctattgttgttgttgtcgctgttGTTCTCCCTCGGGGTGTTTTTCTCATTAAGCGTGGCATCATATCGTCGTGTGCACTTGAGCCCACTTACCTCACTTCAGGATCACTTATTGCCgtttcgtcttttttctctcacgCCCCACCCACTTTCTGTTTTGGTTACTGATGCCGATAGTTTGTTTgccacatgcacacacactttAGATCACGTTGCTGCGCGCCGGTCGcgttgtgttttctttttctttcttcttttcagcTTTTCCCACCTTCCCTTCTACTATTCGCAagtcctcctccccccccccccccccagtgGCCTAAGCCGTCCTCGTTCGTTGTGtgttgatgtttttgttttttgttttttttttgtgttgatgGCGGTGTTGTTGATGCTGATGAaacttatttttctctctttattAACTTGA
- a CDS encoding mitochondrial carrier protein, putative, translating into MGVEVADCSSGASAQNITGSEAMTVGHEKAKEQHMHVKRDSYTTAATFVAGGVAGACSRTLTAPLDRIKIIVQEGHLVSGTGKKSLLRPAQLIDVFHLIRNDGGWSAFWRGNGVNCLKAGPEFALVFTLRRYFLSLYEDSLDEETARVTEWEAAMKATGSELIAYDLSAVSVLPAPLNRWFTLTSIPRILLNFLIGAWAGFGAQLTLYPLEVIKTRMAVSRRSEYPGGMRQVIYDTYKNSGISGFYRGLTPNMVGIFIYRGLEVGIYSTAQQQMIMYRMNNYGMSRHDSSLSSIETAAVSMFASMFAQTVSYPLNVVRTRLQTQGTNGRAVKYKGMTDCFVKMVRTKGVGSLFSGISANYLKAVPASASMFVVFEKVQSILVGDD; encoded by the coding sequence ATGGGGGTTGAAGTAGCAGACTGCAGTAGTGGTGCAAGTGCTCAAAATATCACGGGATCGGAAGCTATGACTGTAGGCCACGAAAAGGCAAAGGAACAGCACATGCACGTGAAGCGAGACTCGtacacaacagcagctaCTTTTGTTGCAGGTGGTGTGGCGGGCGCATGTAGTCGCACACTGACAGCCCCCTTGGACCGCATCAAGATTATTGTTCAGGAGGGTCATCTTGTGAGTGGCACTGGAAAAAAGTCGCTTCTTAGACCGGCACAACTAATTGACGTCTTTCACTTAATTCGGAATGATGGCGGGTGGTCCGCTTTCTGGCGCGGGAACGGGGTAAACTGCCTCAAGGCGGGTCCGGAGTTTGCCTTAGTTTTTACACTCCGTCGGTACTTCCTGTCGCTTTACGAGGACAGTTTAGATGAAGAAACGGCCCGCGTAACGGAGTGGGAGGCCGCAATGAAGGCAACGGGCTCGGAGCTTATTGCATATGATTTGTCTGCGGTATCTGTGTTACCGGCCCCACTTAACCGCTGGTTTACGCTCACCAGCATTCCGCGCATACTTCTAAACTTCCTCATTGGCGCCTGGGCAGGGTTTGGTGCGCAGCTTACGCTGTATCCTCTTGAAGTAATCAAAACACGCATGGCCGTTTCGAGGAGGTCGGAGTACCCGGGCGGCATGCGGCAGGTGATATATGACACGTACAAAAATAGTGGAATTTCTGGCTTCTATCGTGGTCTCACCCCCAATATGGTGGGAATCTTCATCTACCGCGGATTAGAAGTCGGTATCTATTCTACTGCACAGCAGCAGATGATAATGTACAGGATGAATAATTACGGTATGAGCCGTCACGATTCATCTCTTTCCTCCATTGAAACGGCTGCCGTTAGTATGTTCGCCTCCATGTTTGCACAAACGGTATCATATCCACTCAACGTCGTGCGGACCCGACTGCAAACGCAGGGCACCAACGGACGTGCAGTGAAATATAAAGGCATGACTGACTGTTTCGTGAAGATGGTTAGAACGAAAGGTGTAGGATCCCTATTCTCAGGCATATCAGCGAACTATCTGAAGGCAGTGCCAGCCAGTGCTTCCATGTTTGTTGTATTCGAAAAGGTTCAGAGCATTTTGGTCGGTGATGACTAA
- a CDS encoding protein kinase, putative has product MNRTLLGLVDNKRYVAAGLMNAQGNRSLNRLMTNSVPPSSMAGDERGNSARCSGKNGDDAGKDGGSNKSAKVSAHSPPRKPAPKAAKTRVTIGMRLKKWVVTGRIGAGSFGETFTAVEVDRSSARSEDLDLAHGASSHGLTDLPTTSGEEVCIKVEQENKNVLRVEAAALKKMQPCPYVARYLGSGNSAGMNFIVMQRLGPNLADLRRSTPQCMFSIHTTLHLGISCLKCIQGVHELGIVHRDVKPSNFVIGLGGSSDPRQCYIVDFGLARRFRRPTGEVRPPRANAGFRGTSRYASLASHRQQELGRVDDIWSLLFMLIEFITGTLPWRKHKEKEDIGECKEQVIGPELIKNLPQEFGPFLEHLQTLKYEDEPKYDMLFSLMERAMERGGYPRNQRLDWEPEEEDTPPDDVPLSSTGSLNSETTSCVNDVDSGCFIEKFTSKESSPKGRLLPPPPPSRRFMPPPNAANAAVKRPTSAGRLMPPSPHIGENEDKYIPGSTRQEELRSNIRMSDIHVSLDITRCDGGMNDATALSVSPTNPPPPPPPPLPPAPLAKNGGNNRRRKKKRRGGAANRDRCKERHATLEVSEDLDVGSTFSPCEVESSPRNRRRGPPDQAVAHVAIGGIQNTRGHSASPEPPPPFQREAKQGATLETKSIPSRSPTVQNDNKLVRAEGSVGKRRRKEGSTCTCHCM; this is encoded by the coding sequence ATGAACAGAACGCTACTCGGTTTAGTTGACAATAAACGATACGTAGCGGCTGGATTGATGAACGCACAGGGAAACCGGTCTCTCAATCGTCTGATGACGAATTCGGTGCCTCCGAGTAGCATGGCTGGTGACGAAAGGGGGAACAGCGCGCGTTGCTCGGGTAAGAACGGTGATGATGCGGGAAAAGatggcggcagcaataaATCTGCAAAAGTCAGTGCACATAGCCCACCGCGTAAACCGGCTCCTAAAGCTGCCAAGACGAGGGTCACAATAGGGATGCGACTAAAGAAATGGGTCGTTACTGGCAGGATTGGCGCGGGTTCATTTGGCGAAACGTTTACTGCCGTAGAAGTTGACAGGAGCAGTGCTCGTAGCGAGGATCTGGATCTGGCGCATGGGGCATCCTCCCATGGACTCACAGACCTCCCTACGACTTCAGGCGAGGAAGTTTGCATCAAAGTGGaacaggaaaacaaaaatgttttGCGAGTGGAGGCAGCAGCACTGAAGAAGATGCAACCCTGTCCCTATGTTGCGCGCTACCTAGGCAGCGGAAACTCTGCGGGAATGAACTTCATAGTTATGCAGCGGTTAGGGCCAAATCTTGCGGATCTCCGCCGTAGCACTCCGCAATGCATGTTCAGTATCCACACCACACTCCATCTTGGAATATCGTGTTTGAAGTGCATACAGGGTGTACACGAGTTGGGTATCGTCCATCGGGACGTCAAGCCCTCTAACTTTGTTATCGGTTTAGGTGGCTCTTCCGACCCTCGGCAGTGTTATATTGTCGACTTTGGGTTAGCGCGCCGCTTCCGCCGCCCTACTGGCGAGGTGAGACCACCGCGAGCCAACGCTGGATTCCGTGGGACAAGTAGGTATGCCTCCCTGGCGTCGCACCGACAGCAGGAACTAGGCCGCGTCGACGACATATGGAGTTTATTGTTTATGCTCATCGAATTCATCACGGGAACTCTTCCGTGGCGTAAGcacaaggaaaaggaggatatTGGAGAATGCAAAGAACAAGTTATTGGACCGGAACTGATCAAAAACCTACCACAGGAGTTCGGGCCATTCCTGGAACACCTTCAGACGCTCAAATACGAGGACGAACCAAAGTATGATATGTTATTCTCCCTCATGGAGCGGGCTATGGAACGTGGTGGCTACCCTCGAAACCAACGCCTCGACTGGGAAccagaagaagaggatacaCCACCCGATGACGTCCCCCTCAGTTCAACAGGGTCGCTCAATAGTGAGACCACAAGCTGTGTCAATGATGTGGATAGTGGGTGTTTCATAGAGAAATTTACGAGCAAAGAATCGTCTCCAAAGGGCAGATTAttgccaccgccaccgccttCACGTCGGTTCATGCCCCCACCAAACGCCGCAAACGCTGCTGTTAAGCGACCCACATCTGCAGGCCGCCTCATGCCCCCCTCGCCGCACATTGGTGAAAATGAGGATAAATATATACCTGGATCGACAAGACAGGAGGAGTTGCGGAGTAACATTAGAATGAGCGACATTCATGTCTCACTTGACATAACCAGGTGTGACGGTGGTATGAATGATGCAACGGCCCTGTCAGTGTCACCTACgaatcctcctcctcctcctcctccacctctaCCTCCGGCACCCCTTGCAAAGAATGGCGGCAATAACCGTCGgcgaaaaaagaagagaaggggagGTGCTGCCAACAGGGACAGGTGTAAGGAAAGGCATGCGACATTAGAAGTTTCCGAAGATTTGGATGTAGGTTCCACCTTCTCACCATGTGAAGTGGAAAGTTCACCACGGAATAGACGTCGAGGGCCCCCCGACCAGGCTGTGGCCCATGTGGCGATAGGGGGCATACAAAATACACGGGGGCATTCCGCATCACCTGAGCCACCGCCTCCTTTTCAACGGGAGGCTAAACAGGGGGCAACGTTAGAAACAAAGAGCATTCCTTCCCGCTCGCCGACTGTGCAGAATGACAACAAGTTGGTCAGAGCGGAAGGATCAGTAGGAaaacgaagaagaaaagaggggtcTACCTGTACATGCCATTGCATGTGA
- a CDS encoding nucleoside diphosphate kinase, putative, whose amino-acid sequence MARSLQDPRLSFYCEQYDHIAHRMNHYVLQFYFEDRTVEIREVTKNRLHLKRAHFPHLNRDDFKVGSSLSLLGGVIKLTAYADEVTRELCDERGEVTAVMFGEQLLPQLGRCLAVLTEECGFVALEMQMAWLPVETAAAYGVPPDLVEGRIVVVKCANTNALQRGIDFMARMPGARAAESVEEVGRWEQIVEKAKEQPVAILGDPNSTVVIIKPHALQKLAGGVIVQQLIDAGLEISGISLTNMTSQQANELLKPYKGVLPDFPDTMRSLMGTVWVLQFVSLDEGVDVVSVAREVCGPFDPVIAKELRPTSIRARFGVDRAHNAVHCCDLHEEGPLYSNFFFRPEDVDE is encoded by the coding sequence ATGGCGCGTTCACTGCAGGATCCAcgtctttccttttattgcGAGCAGTATGATCACATAGCGCATCGCATGAATCATTATGTACTTCAGTTTTACTTCGAGGACCGTACCGTAGAGATAAGAGAGGTGACGAAGAACCGACTTCACCTCAAACGTGCCCACTTCCCTCATTTGAATAGAGATGACTTTAAAGTTGGTTCCTCCCTTTCGCTGCTTGGTGGTGTCATCAAATTAACCGCCTATGCTGACGAGGTGACGCGTGAACTGTGCGACGAAAGGGGAGAAGTCACTGCTGTGATGTTCGGGGAACAACTACTGCCTCAGTTGGGGCGTTGCCTGGCGGTGCTCACGGAGGAATGCGGTTTTGTTGCATTAGAGATGCAGATGGCGTGGCTACCAGTGGAAACAGCGGCAGCATATGGTGTACCACCGGATTTGGTGGAGGGTCGCATCGTTGTCGTTAAGTGCGCCAATACCAACGCCCTTCAACGTGGCATCGATTTCATGGCCCGCATGCCGGGCGCCCGCGCAGCTGAGAGTGTGGAGGAAGTCGGTAGGTGGGAGCAGATTGTGGAAAAGGCGAAGGAGCAACCAGTTGCTATTCTCGGTGACCCCAACTCCACCGTAGTGATAATCAAGCCGCACGCTTTACAAAAACTGGCTGGTGGGGTCATTGTTCAGCAGTTAATTGATGCTGGTCTCGAAATCAGCGGCATTTCGCTCACAAACATGACTTCTCAACAAGCAAACGAGCTGCTGAAGCCTTACAAAGGTGTTCTACCCGACTTTCCAGACACGATGCGGTCGCTGATGGGCACTGTTTGGGTCTTGCAGTTTGTGTCTTTGGATGAAGGAGTTGATGTTGTCTCCGTGGCACGTGAGGTGTGTGGGCCCTTTGACCCCGTCATCGCAAAGGAGCTGCGGCCGACGTCCATTCGTGCCCGTTTTGGGGTGGACAGGGCCCACAACGCCGTTCACTGCTGCGACCTTCACGAAGAAGGCCCGCTGTATTCAAATTTCTTCTTTAGACCGGAGGATGTAGATGAATAG
- a CDS encoding ribosomal protein L3, putative, producing the protein MLTLFNLFRLINRTLTFPPFLSLFSLSVFITFTLLSHIIARIALGTSEHTNMSHCKFEHPRHGHLGFLPRKRSRQIRGRARSFPKDDPSQKPHLTSFMVYKAGMTHIVRDVDRPGSKVNKKEVVEPVTILEAPPMVVVGIVGYRQTPVGHKTIGTVWAHHTSVEFRRRFYKNWKQSAQLAFTKRKQFARTTEGRLAEARTLKAFEKKADIIRVVAHTQLRKLRNNRVGVKKAHVSEIQINGGTIAQKIELAKSLLEKEVRIDSVFQQSEACDVCAVTKGHGFTGVVKRWGVACLPRKTHRGLRKVACIGAWHPSRVMYTVARAGQHGYHHRTHLNKKIYQLGRAVSMEPNQATTAYDLTAKTITPMGGFVGYGTVRNDYVMLKGSVAGPRRRVITLRRPMAPQTSRKLTEKITLKFIDTSSKIGHGRFQTKKEKSQWYGPLKKDRIRREERLRKERAARAAERKAKGGATTTAAPRKSKK; encoded by the coding sequence ATGCTGACAttgtttaatttatttaGGCTTATTAACCGCACGcttacttttcccccttttctttctctcttttctttatctgTATTTATCACTTTTACTTTGTTGTCACATATAATTGCGCGAATCGCATTAGGAACAAGcgagcacaccaacatgTCTCACTGCAAGTTCGAGCACCCCCGTCACGGCCATCTTGGGTTCCTTCCCCGCAAACGCAGCCGTCAGATTCGTGGCCGAGCACGTTCTTTCCCCAAGGATGATCCCTCACAGAAACCTCATCTCACCAGTTTCATGGTGTACAAGGCTGGTATGACGCATATTGTGCGTGATGTCGACCGTCCGGGGTCAAAGGTGAACAAGAAAGAGGTTGTGGAACCAGTGACAATTCTTGAGGCACCGCCGATGGTTGTTGTCGGAATTGTTGGCTATCGGCAGACACCTGTGGGCCACAAGACGATTGGCACCGTGTGGGCACACCACACCAGCGTGGAATTCCGCCGGCGCTTCTACAAGAACTGGAAACAGTCCGCACAGCTCGCCTTCACGAAGCGCAAGCAGTTCGCTCGCACAACAGAGGGACGTCTCGCTGAAGCACGGACGTTGAAGGCATTCGAAAAGAAGGCTGACATCATCCGTGTGGTGGCACACACGCAACTCCGCAAGCTGCGCAACAACCGCGTTGGTGTGAAGAAGGCTCACGTAAGCGAGATCCAAATTAACGGCGGCACCATTGCGCAGAAGATTGAACTCGCCAAATCGCTACTTGAGAAGGAAGTTCGCATCGACTCTGTGTTCCAACAATCGGAGGCATGTGACGTGTGCGCTGTGACTAAGGGCCATGGTTTCACTGGTGTCGTGAAACGTTGGGGTGTTGCGTGCCTACCACGTAAAACTCACCGTGGTCTACGTAAGGTTGCGTGCATTGGCGCATGGCATCCGTCTCGTGTCATGTACACCGTTGCTCGTGCTGGTCAGCATGGTTACCACCACCGTACACACCTCAACAAGAAGATTTACCAGCTCGGTCGTGCAGTTTCCATGGAACCCAACCAAGCCACAACTGCTTATGATCTTACCGCTAAGACCATCACTCCGATGGGTGGTTTTGTTGGCTACGGTACTGTCCGCAATGACTACGTGATGCTGAAGGGTTCTGTTGCCGGTCCTCGTCGCCGTGTCATCACACTCCGTCGCCCCATGGCCCCGCAAACATCGCGCAAACTCACGGAGAAGATTACGCTGAAGTTTATCGACACAAGCAGTAAAATCGGTCATGGTCGATTCCAgacgaagaaggaaaagagccAGTGGTATGGTCCACTCAAGAAGGATCGCATCCGCCGCGAGGAGCGCCTCCGAAAGGAACGTGCTGCCCGTGCCGCGGAGCGCAAGGCGAAAGGTGGCGCCACCACAACCGCAGCCCCGAGGAAATCGAAGAAGTAA